The genomic region CACCGGCGGGCGTCGGCGGGGTCTTGCAGGCGGGTCAACGATTCCAACGCCCGCTGAACAAGGTAATCGGGGGTAAACCCAGCCGCCAACCAGACCGCACGCATCTGGGCACGCGGCGCCTGTTGTGCATAGCGTGCCGCACGGGGTGTTGTCAGCACCAAATCGCCCCACCCGTACCAATCGCCCTGCGTATTCCCACTTGGTCCGGGTCCACTGACGAGCACCACCGTGACCGTCTGTCCCACCCAGGGTGAAAGGTCTGCAACGCCCCAAACCCAGCCGCGGCGGGCGGTTTCCCCGTCAACGGTGCGTTCGTACACCATCGTCGCGCCATCAGGCGTTTCCACCCACACCTGGAAGGTTGCGCCGTCCGTGCCGTAGTCTCTGGCTTCGGGCGCCAATCCATGCTGAAACAGCAGGGCGGGCGTTTGCGTGGGGATGGTCAATTCGGCGCGCACCTTGACAGGGGGATGCGTGAAGAGGACGGGAGCGCTTTCGGGCAAAGCACCAGCCACATGTGCCGGCGGCAATGCCCATTCTGTACGCCCCACGTAGCATGTGCGCAGATCGTTCCCCTGGCAGAAAGGCGTATCGAGCGGCGCGGCTGGTGCTTCAACTGTTCCCGCTGCAAAGTGCGCCAACATGGCTTCGCGCGGGGCGCGTTCCACCGCCAACGCCATCTGCTCATACATCAGGCCCTCTTCCCAAGGGAGCAACGGGTTGCGCGGTTCGCGTTGGGCGGCTTGCGCCAACGATTCGGCGGCGTGTCTCCAATCATGCTGCGCAGCGTAGAGATGCCCAGCGAGCCGATACGCATGAAAATGGTCGGGTCGCCAGCGCATGGCGGCAGCAAGGTGCGCCAGGGCGGTGCGAAGCGTTGCTTCATCGGCATCGGCGGCGAGCATGGGGAGTGAATCCGAAAGACGGGGCTCAGGCCACACCAGCGCTCTATCCAGCGCGTAGCCGGCGCGTTCGATGTTGTACGCCCAAAGGAGCCAGGCAGGCGCACCCGCTCGCCAGAGGGCGAAAAGCAAAATCAAACTTCCAAGCAAACCAACAACCAGATTCCAGCGTGTGCGAAGCGTTTGGCGCATAAATCAAAATATCCGCATCGTTTTATGAAAAGGGGTCAGGCAAGGCACCATAATCAGCGTCGCCTTCTTGTCAAACGGCTCTGCATGATATGCTTCCCCAAGTGCTTGTCGCTCGCAAGGGCATCTCGTATAATGCGTACTGCTTCACCCCAACCCGAGTACGGAAGTTGTTATGTCAACTTTACTGAAACGTTTTGAGCACTCTTTGCTGGTATGGCTGACGCCGCTCACGCTCTGCGTGGGTGTTTTGTTTTTGTTTCTGATCCCCCCCTGGCAACATTACGACGAGCCAACTCATTTTGAATATGCGTGGCTGATTGCCAATCGCCCGGATAAGCTGGCAGACCAGGCGGTTGATAGCACCATGCGCCGCGAAACAGCCGCTTCGATGGTGGTGCATGATTTTTACACACCCCTTTTGCAACCGCCAAATTTGCTCAGCGACGCCAACCCCCTCTCAATCGGCATTCTTGAATTGCACCATCCGCCGCTTTACTACCGCATTGTGGCGCTACCATTGCGCTTGGTGCGCCATTTGGATGTTGTTTCACAACTCCGTGTAGCGCGCCTTGTGTCATTGTTGATGTTCGTGGGAACGGTACTGGCGAGCGCCGCTTTTATCCGCTTGCTTACGCCCGAGCATCATCCGCTACGCTGGCTAGTACCGGTGGGTGTTTTGCTGACGCCGCCATTCCCCGACATTATGACGGCTGTCAACAATGATGTGGGCGCGATTTTTGTGTTGACGCTTTTCATATGGGCAACATCAGCTTTCTTTACTGAGCAAGTGAAAGTGTGGCATATCGTGGCAGCAATTGCGTTTGCCGCTGCCGCTTTCTACACAAAAAGCACCGCGTTCGTTGCGCTGCCATTTCTCCTGCTGGCAAGCGTGATGGCATGGTGGGGGCGGCGCGGCTGGCGCTGGCGATGGTTGGCGTTGTTGGTGGGTATAGCAGGTATAGCAACCGCCGCCCTTGTATTCACCACGGGTGATGCGGCACACTGGCACCGCTTGCGCTACACCATTCCGAACCAGAGTACCCCAGGCCTGCGCGATACCACCGTCAACGCTCCGCTGGGCTCAGCGGCTTTGCGGATTGACCTGAAGCCGGGCGCGCAGGTTTCCCTGCTCAACCCCATCGTTTCCGAAGAGCGCATTCAGGCACTTCGGGGACGCACCGTCACCATTGGCGCTTTCATGTGGGCCAGTGAGCCGGCACGTGTGAAGATGCCAACACTGGCGTGGAGCCCGGCCGGTTCGATTCAATTGCATACGCTCCCAGCCGAGGCTGTAGATGTTTCTACAGAACCCCGTTTCTACGCCTGGACGACCACAGTGCCCGAAGAAGCCGCGCGTTTGCATTATGTCATCCAGCAATCCGGCGCTCGCAATACACCACCGTTGACGCTCTGGCTCGATGGTATGGTGCTGGTAGAAGGGCAATTCCCGAGCACAATCACGCCACAGTTTCTGGATGAGACGGCGCAGCGTGGCGTATGGGGCGACGCCTCTTTTGAAAACCTCATTCGCAACGGTTCCGCCGAAGCTGCATGGCCGCGCTTGCGTCCGGCAATTGAAGAGTGGCTGACAGCACGGCGGTACTATCCGGGAACAGCATTGGGGATGCTGTTCGATGTGCGCACGAGCAGCACACTGATCATCACCCAGGTTCTTCCCTTCCTCTTGCATGCTTACATGGGGCGTTTTGCGTGGGGGCATATCACCATTGAAGGCACACTGTGGCGCTGGCTCATCTTCGCCTGGTTTGGGCTGAGCAGTCTCAGCGGGATATGGTGGTGGATTCGTCAACCCAATACCCTGCGCAAAGCCGTTCTTTTGTATGCGGGGCTGGTTGGCGCCGGCATTTGGGGGATCGCTCTTGTATGGCCACTGCAATACCAATTCCTTGGTGTGTTCTCAATGCCCGCACCGCGCTACGTCTATCCAGCCATCACAATCTCAACACTCCTTCTGACAGGCAGTTGGGCGTGGTGGCTCCATTCGCAACGCCCCATTCATCGGTGGTGGTTGGTGCCACTTTTGCTCTATGGGACCTTTTTCATACTTGGTATTCATTCGCTCATTTCGTATTATTAGGAACAAGGTTCTATCGCTCATTCTAAAGGAGAATAAACATCATGCGTCGTATATTTTTTTTATTATTTAGCATATTGACCATTCTTGTCATGGGGACCTTTTCGCGCTTCTCGCATGCCACATCAATACCAACTACACAATTCTTGCCCGCCGTTATGCACAAGTGGCCACCGCCTGCCGGCATTTGGGGAGCC from Ardenticatena maritima harbors:
- a CDS encoding tetratricopeptide repeat protein — its product is MRQTLRTRWNLVVGLLGSLILLFALWRAGAPAWLLWAYNIERAGYALDRALVWPEPRLSDSLPMLAADADEATLRTALAHLAAAMRWRPDHFHAYRLAGHLYAAQHDWRHAAESLAQAAQREPRNPLLPWEEGLMYEQMALAVERAPREAMLAHFAAGTVEAPAAPLDTPFCQGNDLRTCYVGRTEWALPPAHVAGALPESAPVLFTHPPVKVRAELTIPTQTPALLFQHGLAPEARDYGTDGATFQVWVETPDGATMVYERTVDGETARRGWVWGVADLSPWVGQTVTVVLVSGPGPSGNTQGDWYGWGDLVLTTPRAARYAQQAPRAQMRAVWLAAGFTPDYLVQRALESLTRLQDPADARRWAARIIALDPTQPHGYSIMADAYAAEKMWAAAAAFYREAAQRAPDVRDHIYNAARMEIELGNLETAANLLEQTPNLPLGAMPRSVILYELGNLYRTRLRDPERALQAYDRALEWREWGDRPNLEAETHVQRGNVLRQLRDYEAALAAYRAALALNPEHYWAIVGEAQALHALGQSDAALARLDAAIALNPNQAYAFNVKGDILRALARIDEARAAYQAALERDPDNRALQDKLNALENQSSP
- a CDS encoding glycosyltransferase family protein, which produces MSTLLKRFEHSLLVWLTPLTLCVGVLFLFLIPPWQHYDEPTHFEYAWLIANRPDKLADQAVDSTMRRETAASMVVHDFYTPLLQPPNLLSDANPLSIGILELHHPPLYYRIVALPLRLVRHLDVVSQLRVARLVSLLMFVGTVLASAAFIRLLTPEHHPLRWLVPVGVLLTPPFPDIMTAVNNDVGAIFVLTLFIWATSAFFTEQVKVWHIVAAIAFAAAAFYTKSTAFVALPFLLLASVMAWWGRRGWRWRWLALLVGIAGIATAALVFTTGDAAHWHRLRYTIPNQSTPGLRDTTVNAPLGSAALRIDLKPGAQVSLLNPIVSEERIQALRGRTVTIGAFMWASEPARVKMPTLAWSPAGSIQLHTLPAEAVDVSTEPRFYAWTTTVPEEAARLHYVIQQSGARNTPPLTLWLDGMVLVEGQFPSTITPQFLDETAQRGVWGDASFENLIRNGSAEAAWPRLRPAIEEWLTARRYYPGTALGMLFDVRTSSTLIITQVLPFLLHAYMGRFAWGHITIEGTLWRWLIFAWFGLSSLSGIWWWIRQPNTLRKAVLLYAGLVGAGIWGIALVWPLQYQFLGVFSMPAPRYVYPAITISTLLLTGSWAWWLHSQRPIHRWWLVPLLLYGTFFILGIHSLISYY